The following coding sequences lie in one Aspergillus luchuensis IFO 4308 DNA, chromosome 8, nearly complete sequence genomic window:
- a CDS encoding uncharacterized protein (COG:S;~EggNog:ENOG410PIG9;~InterPro:IPR028084;~PFAM:PF14636), whose translation MLGRLLSTAAATLNPATYNAKNAHQLESVTEEEHTSGLLFPDASLLRHSHTHAYPLHTAYNSPNASTAGAYDDRGGVELDPLKDFRVIIAQNALGDRDACVLLDTRASSQDQTSMGLGLEPQVFDNTTGARHARTVSNLTRGPRRGYLSQSSAAEPSPLSIAAEARRSPPMSSGAFMRARGRSSTLSPAGSYHEPSHPRYAADSNDTGLLNCIFGSSAFSYRGSSTKMHIISADDEPGKTAPTSPATRNSLSRAYTTGSQSAFTGTSRGNESRPPAKVTILLTRMFSVHLPEGGETSLDGMNAAGSVNQDSLPNSGFPFPDVTKRRKIKEKKTPMYAVAITIQIPLLSRNAGRPASRFNAQGPDSPKPGMSCSLDSDYRFRGGFLDDSLSLASPPASLDERIDLLVDHWDVINRTLSHLERLSRREILFLLKKVDSSSAMHPKPAKPPNMQRTNQTFVHLPANILAVNSRLRDEAIRSSRRISTALQMPFVVTGQNRWGVWREEGRSIIRSIGDKDHSFFFLVLITAFLGNHTEWLNALGPEWYRRRHYLQQKAQQDSDPLLAHRTVIISPDKMTARRLIFLLAVFLPPKQRFEPLPSPIRPGTAASTRAISQSPPNVPVLRQESLRRVMERRSRAQRLTLSEREQHQRSVSVSSCETAHRSTDETEPSVTPDFTTMRRGSDARSIRALGVPVHAKDMRARNTSAATTSTTTPGSTVPVPHFASQGRSERAGSDQAVADGPDSLASETLLRSLQRSESTNTSANGSIPSANGRWGNIFSGLWSARQESSTGDSESVAPTDTRKRSVSAYTNPPRRPPPTLSQMVKEASLGPTEVSPKSATSNHISIPQASNAHHGYEDDDAPDEAAATDQARESSLKLSVRGDDGIVDVDLPLPGFVSLSSSGDSTMASPKKTRTSVTSVDAVASTHSSTSGFPSTLKDSDGPNMNVAGWLKSFHDDFLLQAVRPYNGLEADIKRAMQAEPMSSQAACLDADGSGRWVDVATTLIADVRTFTVKRLRLRRKVGSASWRNTSPSFSPQPGTPRHVSGGSASASQLTSFFSQATASSKSSASSSSDGFGSSDVEERFVEEHVMDLDGTLVDALERVLAQSGPSSMVHSRAPSPTRTRRTEDKHMSDVLSRDEMRPVEVPRTECRKLVLSALDEVVRSVTAEHCREDEGELGPTDRDRRRVQTGGDNTLREGIRKWLLDVEEAW comes from the coding sequence TATTCCCCGATGCTAGTCTCCTCCGACATTCCCATACGCACGCATATCCGCTGCATACGGCCTACAATTCCCCGAACGCTTCTACGGCTGGTGCCTATGATGATCGCGGCGGTGTCGAGTTGGACCCGTTGAAGGATTTCCGGGTGATAATTGCACAAAATGCATTGGGAGATCGAGATGCTTGTGTCCTGTTGGACACACGCGCCAGTTCGCAGGATCAGACTTCTATGGGACTTGGGTTGGAACCTCAGGTGTTCGACAATACTACCGGTGCGAGACATGCCCGTACGGTTTCGAATCTCACCCGTGGGCCACGGCGGGGCTACTTGTCGCAGTCGTCAGCCGCGGAGCCAAGCCCACTCTCTATCGCCGCGGAGGCACGGAGGTCACCTCCCATGTCGTCTGGCGCTTTCATGAGGGCTCGTGGTCGTAGTTCCACACTATCGCCGGCGGGAAGCTATCATGAACCTAGCCACCCTCGCTATGCTGCGGACTCGAATGATACCGGTCTTTTAAATTGTATTTTCGGCAGCAGTGCGTTTAGCTATAGGGGGTCATCGACGAAGATGCATATCATCTCTGCCGACGATGAACCTGGCAAAACTGCACCTACATCTCCTGCAACCCGCAACTCTCTGTCGCGCGCGTATACAACTGGAAGTCAATCAGCCTTTACAGGCACCAGCCGCGGGAACGAGTCCAGACCGCCAGCAAAGGTTACGATACTCCTGACTAGAATGTTCAGCGTCCATCTACCCGAAGGTGGTGAGACGTCTCTGGATGGCATGAACGCAGCTGGTTCTGTGAACCAAGACTCACTTCCGAACAGcggttttccttttccagaCGTCACGAAGCGTCggaagatcaaggagaaaaagacaCCGATGTATGCTGTGGCAATTACTATCCAGATCCCGCTCCTCTCTCGGAACGCAGGGCGACCGGCCTCACGGTTCAATGCCCAGGGTCCGGACTCTCCCAAACCGGGAATGTCGTGCTCTTTGGACTCGGACTACCGTTTCCGTGGGGGTTTCCTCGATGACAGTTTGTCCCTTGCGAGCCCACCTGCGAGCCTGGATGAGCGCATTGATCTTCTGGTTGATCATTGGGATGTAATAAACCGCACCCTGTCCCACTTGGAGAGACTTTCGCGAAGAGAAATCCTCTTTCTGCTGAAAAAGGTAGATTCCTCTTCAGCCATGCATCCAAAGCCAGCCAAACCCCCAAACATGCAACGAACAAATCAAACTTTTGTCCACCTGCCTGCGAACATCTTGGCCGTAAATTCCAGGCTACGAGACGAAGCGATCCGCAGCAGCCGTCGCATTAGCACGGCGTTGCAAATGCCATTCGTCGTAACCGGCCAGAATCGGTGGGGCGTGTGGCGTGAGGAAGGCCGCTCCATCATTCGCAGCATTGGAGATAAGGAccacagcttcttcttccttgttctCATTACAGCATTCCTGGGCAACCATACTGAGTGGCTCAATGCCCTCGGTCCCGAGTGGTACCGACGGAGGCATTATTTACAGCAGAAGGCTCAGCAGGATTCTGACCCGCTTCTTGCTCACCGCACTGTCATTATATCGCCTGACAAGATGACGGCGCGGAGACTTATTTTCTTGCTTGCAGTATTTCTTCCACCGAAACAGCGTTTCGagcctctcccttcccctatcAGGCCGGGCACCGCGGCTTCCACAAGGGCTATTTCTCAGAGCCCGCCAAATGTCCCGGTTCTGCGGCAGGAGTCCCTGCGAAGAGTGATGGAACGTCGATCTCGCGCACAACGCCTCACTCTTAGTGAAAGAGAACAGCACCAGCGGTCCGTGAGCGTTTCGTCGTGCGAGACGGCGCATCGTTCCACGGATGAGACCGAGCCGTCGGTGACACCGGACTTCACTACCATGCGCCGGGGATCCGACGCTCGCTCTATTCGAGCATTAGGCGTGCCCGTCCACGCCAAGGATATGCGCGCGAGGAATACGAGTGCAGCGacaacatcaaccaccactCCGGGTAGTACTGTTCCGGTCCCCCATTTTGCTTCTCAAGGCCGCTCCGAGCGCGCAGGGTCGGACCAAGCAGTGGCTGACGGGCCTGACAGCCTCGCTTCGGAAACGCTGCTGAGGAGCCTCCAACGAAGCGAAAGCACAAACACTAGTGCGAATGGCAGTATACCATCTGCTAATGGTCGATGGGGCAACATATTCTCCGGTCTGTGGAGCGCCCGTCAGGAATCGTCTACTGGTGACAGCGAATCTGTGGCACCAACAGACACCCGCAAACGGTCCGTGTCAGCGTACACAAATCCTCCGAGgcgccctcctcccaccctgAGTCAGATGGTTAAGGAGGCCTCGCTCGGACCTACTGAAGTCTCTCCGAAAAGCGCAACTAGCAACCATATTTCCATTCCGCAGGCTTCAAATGCCCACCATGGatatgaagacgatgatgccCCTGATGAGGCTGCGGCTACGGACCAAGCGAGAGAGTCGTCGCTGAAGTTGTCGGTccgaggagatgatggcattgttgatgttgatcttCCTTTGCCCGGATTTGTCTCgctttcttcatctggcGATTCCACAATGGCATCACCAAAGAAGACACGAACGTCGGTTACTAGTGTTGACGCCGTAGCGTCTACACACAGCAGCACATCCGGCTTTCCCTCTACCTTGAAAGACAGTGATGGACCTAACATGAAcgttgctggctggctgaagagcTTCCATGATGACTTCTTACTTCAAGCGGTCCGGCCCTATAATGGGCTCGAGGCTGACATCAAGCGTGCCATGCAAGCAGAACCGATGTCAAGCCAAGCCGCGTGTCTTGATGCGGACGGATCCGGACGATGGGTTGATGTTGCGACCACTCTCATTGCGGATGTGCGAACCTTCACGGTGAAGCGGCTGCGGCTACGTCGTAAAGTCGGGAGTGCTTCTTGGCGCAACACATCGCCTTCGTTCTCTCCCCAACCCGGCACCCCTCGTCATGTCTCCGGCGGCTCGGCGTCTGCGTCTCAGCTGACCAGTTTCTTTTCTCAAGCTACTGCTTCCAGCAAATCGTCCGCTAGTTCTTCATCTGATGGGTTTGGCTCAAGTGATGTAGAAGAACGCTTTGTAGAAGAGCACGTGATGGATTTGGATGGCACACTGGTGGACGCTCTAGAACGAGTTCTTGCTCAGAGCGGACCTTCCTCAATGGTACACTCCCGGGCTCCGTCGCCCACGCGCACTCGGCGCACTGAGGACAAGCACATGTCAGACGTGCTGAGTCGGGACGAGATGCGCCCAGTGGAGGTTCCTCGGACCGAGTGTCGCAAACTTGTCTTAAGCGCGCTCGACGAGGTTGTTCGCAGTGTAACCGCAGAGCACTgccgagaagatgaaggcgaGCTGGGGCCCACAGACCGGGACCGCCGGCGAGTACAGACAGGAGGTGATAACACATTACGTGAGGGCATTCGTAAATGGCTCCTTGATGTTGAAGAGGCGTGGTAG